Proteins encoded by one window of Synechococcus sp. WH 7805:
- a CDS encoding CAAD domain-containing protein translates to MSDESTPQVNDTDATTTAPAGESVDFAERYKDILGRVNETLDKVDWSQAGRIGKVVGIFAAVIVAQILIKGILDTINLLPIIPGLLELLGVVVVGQWSWKNLTTGEKRSALVTRIQDLRKEYLG, encoded by the coding sequence ATGAGCGACGAAAGCACCCCCCAGGTGAATGACACCGACGCCACCACAACTGCACCCGCTGGTGAAAGCGTCGATTTTGCTGAACGATACAAAGACATTCTCGGCAGGGTGAACGAAACCCTTGACAAAGTCGACTGGAGTCAGGCTGGCCGTATCGGCAAAGTTGTTGGGATTTTCGCAGCCGTGATCGTTGCGCAGATTCTGATTAAGGGCATCCTCGACACCATCAATCTTCTGCCGATCATTCCAGGTCTGCTTGAACTTCTGGGTGTTGTTGTTGTTGGGCAGTGGAGCTGGAAGAACCTCACCACTGGTGAAAAGCGCTCGGCCCTCGTCACTCGCATCCAGGATCTACGCAAGGAATATCTGGGTTAA
- a CDS encoding HAD family hydrolase: protein MSSRGLLVFDFDGVLVDGMEEYWWSARRAALSLCQGAVLPETIPDGFRALRPWIHHGWEMVLIASVFSESHRAPMQADVDWMIHDYSAFCSEGLTRFGWTPSLLQERLEQVRREAVLADRPGWLAMHRPYPGVRERLASLVEEGVSWAVLTTKGKAFTAELLASMDLTPARLDGRESGPKPEVLRSLSRDWRLLGFVEDRRATLETVRRTAGLEGLPCWLASWGYLKPDDPAALPDGVALLSPECFARPLANWN, encoded by the coding sequence GTGTCGTCCCGTGGACTCCTCGTCTTTGATTTCGACGGCGTGCTCGTTGATGGGATGGAGGAGTACTGGTGGAGTGCTCGCCGTGCCGCTTTGAGCCTGTGCCAAGGGGCTGTGCTGCCAGAAACCATTCCTGATGGGTTTCGCGCTCTGCGTCCATGGATTCACCATGGCTGGGAGATGGTTCTGATCGCGTCAGTGTTCTCTGAGTCCCATCGCGCACCGATGCAGGCTGATGTCGACTGGATGATCCACGATTACAGCGCGTTCTGCTCCGAAGGTCTCACCCGATTCGGCTGGACTCCGAGTCTCTTGCAGGAGCGTCTGGAGCAGGTTCGCCGCGAGGCTGTCCTGGCCGATCGACCTGGCTGGCTGGCGATGCATCGGCCCTATCCAGGTGTGCGGGAGCGCCTCGCCTCTCTGGTTGAGGAAGGCGTCTCCTGGGCGGTGCTCACCACCAAGGGGAAAGCGTTCACTGCGGAACTGCTGGCTTCCATGGACCTGACTCCGGCGCGACTGGACGGCCGGGAGTCAGGTCCCAAGCCCGAGGTTCTGCGCAGTCTCAGTCGCGATTGGCGGCTGCTGGGGTTTGTCGAAGACCGCAGGGCGACCCTGGAAACGGTCCGCAGGACAGCGGGGCTCGAGGGGCTCCCCTGCTGGCTGGCCTCATGGGGATATTTGAAGCCGGATGACCCAGCGGCCCTGCCCGACGGTGTGGCGCTGCTCAGTCCGGAATGCTTCGCACGCCCCTTGGCGAACTGGAACTGA
- a CDS encoding fructosamine kinase family protein codes for MRDQLEQILSKERDLLRGRCVTSIGPVSGGERGACWRAVLSDGSAWFLKVSDPALLDAERRGLRSLRRWADADLVEVVEVLAWLPLEHRAVLVLPWWEMGNGDQFNLGRGLARLHRMSSLNGPARFGCDEDGFIGLGPQPAGWRDGWGEAFVELRLEPQLRLAEAWSLNENDWSSLLAPLAQWLGEHAPEPCLVHGDLWAGNAGVLADGRGLLIDPASWWADREADIAMTQLFGGFSRRFLEGYNKEWPLPEEVEQRYEALNLYHLLNHANLFGGGYQQRCRRVLNSLRSTLL; via the coding sequence ATGCGGGATCAGCTCGAGCAGATCCTTTCCAAGGAAAGAGACCTGCTGCGGGGACGTTGTGTGACGTCCATCGGACCTGTCAGCGGTGGTGAGCGAGGAGCCTGTTGGAGAGCAGTCCTGAGTGACGGCAGCGCTTGGTTCCTCAAGGTCTCCGATCCTGCCCTCCTTGACGCAGAGCGACGGGGGCTGCGGTCCCTACGCCGGTGGGCTGATGCCGATCTTGTTGAGGTTGTGGAAGTGCTGGCGTGGCTTCCCCTTGAGCACCGGGCGGTTCTGGTACTCCCTTGGTGGGAGATGGGGAACGGCGATCAGTTCAATCTCGGCCGAGGTCTGGCCCGGCTACACAGGATGTCGTCGCTGAATGGTCCTGCACGGTTTGGTTGTGACGAAGACGGTTTTATTGGTCTTGGTCCCCAACCGGCCGGATGGCGCGATGGCTGGGGTGAGGCGTTTGTTGAGCTGCGTTTGGAACCTCAGCTGCGCTTGGCTGAGGCCTGGTCATTGAATGAAAACGACTGGTCATCTCTTCTTGCTCCGCTGGCGCAGTGGCTTGGCGAGCATGCTCCCGAACCCTGTCTGGTTCATGGGGATCTCTGGGCGGGCAATGCCGGTGTGTTGGCGGATGGACGGGGACTGCTGATCGACCCTGCCAGCTGGTGGGCTGATCGAGAAGCAGACATCGCGATGACCCAGTTGTTCGGAGGATTTTCGAGGCGTTTTCTTGAGGGTTACAACAAGGAGTGGCCCCTCCCGGAAGAGGTTGAGCAGCGATACGAGGCACTCAACCTTTATCACTTGCTCAATCACGCCAACCTGTTCGGAGGCGGATATCAACAGCGTTGCCGTCGCGTGCTCAACTCGCTGAGAAGCACGCTTCTCTGA
- a CDS encoding M67 family metallopeptidase — translation MLADLIGKPPEMPWRLRFDRDCLIVLQKSLHAVTPDEGCALLLGDSVPEPRVRVVWPCCNVWRPGFQGLDEQPVFGGGVTPSRQTRFALDPLEQIAAQRWGRRRGLDVLGSAHSHPGGDPSPSSIDRRWVAADGVMVIDAGPGGLAGWWMERSTSGLISDSPRLAKVYPLQLVGPQGVPLRDTGLSAKKQSPPASR, via the coding sequence ATGCTCGCTGACCTTATCGGCAAGCCTCCGGAAATGCCATGGCGGCTTCGCTTCGATCGGGATTGCCTGATCGTTTTGCAGAAATCGCTTCATGCAGTGACGCCGGATGAGGGGTGTGCCCTGCTACTGGGGGATTCCGTTCCTGAGCCGAGAGTGCGCGTGGTTTGGCCCTGCTGCAATGTCTGGCGTCCAGGGTTTCAGGGATTGGATGAGCAACCGGTCTTCGGGGGTGGCGTTACGCCTTCACGGCAGACGCGGTTCGCACTGGATCCACTCGAGCAAATCGCTGCGCAACGCTGGGGGCGTCGTCGGGGGCTCGATGTTTTAGGGAGTGCCCATTCCCACCCCGGCGGTGATCCAAGTCCCAGCAGCATCGACAGGCGTTGGGTTGCTGCCGATGGGGTGATGGTCATCGACGCGGGTCCCGGTGGCTTGGCGGGCTGGTGGATGGAGCGCTCCACTTCAGGGCTGATTTCGGATTCCCCCAGGCTTGCCAAGGTGTATCCCCTTCAGCTTGTGGGCCCTCAGGGTGTGCCTTTGCGTGACACTGGTTTGAGTGCCAAAAAACAGTCACCCCCGGCCTCTCGATGA
- the crtD gene encoding C-3',4' desaturase CrtD, with protein sequence MDNSRDAIVIGGGIAGLTAAALLAREGLSVTLLESHHQLGGCAGTFKRGRYTFDVGATQVAGLEPGGSHARLFRHLGLEPPFAERLDPGCVVNLNDGSPPIHLWHDPQRWREERTRHFPGTERFWELCSWIHRQNWQFAAADPVLPVRSGWDLSRTLKALTPGNLATAPLSLLTVADLQRLCGCGSNQRLRRFLDLQLRLYSQQPADRTAALYGATVLQMCQAPLGLWHLQGSMQSLSDHLLASLQRDGAEILLRHRAVLLERNRTSGGWTVQMELPGGERRSLQAADVVCSLPPQCLPSLIPDKNVLGESYRRRLQTLHAPSGALVFYGAVHRRDLPEACPGHLQCDWDTPGSLFLSISRDGDGRAPAGEATVIASVFTTPEGWHDLPEEDYQKRKQTVLEQMRRGVENALTLPAEAWLHTELSTPRGFAYWTGRPKGVVGGLGQSPDRFGPFGLASRSPISKLWLCGDSIHPGEGTAGVTLSALMACSQLMEERGRTITLAD encoded by the coding sequence ATGGACAACTCCCGCGACGCGATTGTGATCGGAGGCGGCATTGCCGGCCTCACCGCCGCGGCCTTGCTGGCTCGCGAAGGGTTATCAGTGACCCTCTTGGAGTCCCACCACCAGCTCGGAGGCTGCGCTGGAACATTCAAGCGGGGGCGCTACACCTTCGATGTCGGCGCCACCCAGGTGGCAGGTCTTGAACCGGGCGGAAGCCATGCCCGACTGTTCCGCCATCTCGGCCTGGAGCCACCTTTCGCGGAACGCCTCGATCCAGGCTGTGTGGTGAATCTGAATGACGGGTCACCCCCCATCCACCTCTGGCATGACCCCCAACGCTGGCGGGAGGAACGGACGCGCCACTTCCCTGGAACGGAGCGGTTCTGGGAACTGTGCAGCTGGATCCATCGCCAGAACTGGCAATTCGCCGCAGCCGACCCAGTACTGCCCGTGCGTTCAGGCTGGGATCTGAGCCGAACACTCAAAGCACTCACACCCGGCAATCTCGCCACGGCCCCTCTCAGTCTTCTCACCGTTGCCGATCTTCAGAGACTCTGCGGCTGCGGCAGCAATCAACGCCTGCGCCGTTTTCTCGACCTGCAGCTCCGGCTGTACTCCCAGCAACCTGCCGATCGAACAGCAGCGCTCTACGGAGCCACCGTCCTGCAGATGTGCCAGGCACCCCTTGGCCTCTGGCACCTGCAGGGTTCCATGCAGAGCCTCAGCGACCATCTCCTGGCCTCCCTTCAGCGGGATGGCGCCGAGATACTCCTACGCCATCGCGCTGTCTTGCTGGAGCGAAACCGAACCAGCGGCGGCTGGACGGTGCAGATGGAGCTGCCAGGAGGTGAGCGACGGTCTCTGCAAGCAGCCGATGTGGTGTGCAGTCTTCCGCCTCAGTGCTTGCCCTCTTTGATTCCAGACAAGAATGTTCTCGGCGAGTCCTATCGCCGCCGGCTCCAAACCCTTCACGCTCCCAGTGGGGCACTGGTGTTCTACGGAGCGGTGCACCGACGCGATCTTCCTGAAGCCTGTCCAGGCCATCTGCAGTGCGATTGGGACACACCAGGGTCACTCTTCCTCTCGATCAGCAGGGATGGCGATGGCCGTGCTCCGGCTGGAGAGGCCACGGTGATCGCCAGCGTGTTCACCACCCCTGAGGGTTGGCACGACCTGCCGGAGGAGGACTACCAGAAACGCAAACAGACTGTGCTGGAACAGATGCGCCGCGGTGTTGAAAACGCCCTGACGCTTCCTGCCGAGGCCTGGCTCCACACCGAGCTGTCCACCCCCCGCGGCTTCGCCTACTGGACGGGTCGCCCAAAGGGTGTTGTAGGCGGTCTGGGACAAAGTCCGGATCGCTTCGGTCCATTCGGTCTGGCCAGTCGCAGTCCGATCAGCAAGCTTTGGCTCTGTGGTGATTCGATTCACCCCGGTGAGGGAACCGCGGGAGTGACACTGTCGGCCCTGATGGCTTGCAGTCAGCTGATGGAGGAACGAGGCCGAACAATCACCCTGGCGGACTGA
- the recA gene encoding recombinase RecA → MPVEVKASQSSGGDVRPGERDQALNLVLGQIERNFGKGSIMRLGDASRMRVETISTGALTLDLALGGGYPKGRVVEVYGPESSGKTTLTLHAIAEVQRRGGVAAFVDAEHALDPVYAASLGVDIENLLVSQPDTGEMALEIVDQLVRSAAVDIVVVDSVAALTPRAEIEGEMGDLAVGAQARLMSQAMRKITGNIGKSGCTVIFLNQLRLKIGVTYGNPETTTGGNALKFYASVRLDIRRIQTLKRGTEEYGIRAKVKVAKNKVAPPFRIAEFDILFGRGISTLGCLLDLAEETGVVTRKGAWYSYEGDNIGQGRDNTIGWLEQNPDAKDTIETLVRQKLTEGSEVTSNSMRPLAAAARSAAAKPAAKAPEAQLDVKTKGAA, encoded by the coding sequence ATGCCAGTCGAAGTGAAAGCCTCCCAGTCCTCCGGTGGAGATGTCCGCCCCGGTGAGCGTGATCAGGCGCTCAATCTCGTGCTCGGGCAAATCGAGCGCAATTTCGGGAAGGGGTCGATCATGCGTCTCGGAGACGCGTCACGGATGCGGGTGGAGACCATCTCCACCGGAGCGCTCACCCTTGACCTTGCTTTGGGGGGTGGTTATCCCAAGGGGCGTGTTGTTGAGGTTTACGGGCCGGAAAGTTCCGGTAAGACCACGCTGACGTTGCATGCCATCGCCGAGGTGCAGCGACGTGGGGGCGTTGCGGCCTTCGTGGATGCTGAGCATGCACTCGATCCTGTCTATGCCGCCTCGCTTGGTGTCGACATCGAGAATCTGTTGGTGTCTCAGCCCGACACCGGTGAGATGGCGCTTGAGATCGTCGACCAGCTTGTGCGTTCTGCTGCCGTTGACATCGTGGTGGTTGACTCTGTCGCGGCGCTGACGCCCCGTGCTGAGATCGAGGGAGAGATGGGCGATCTGGCGGTGGGCGCCCAGGCGCGTCTGATGAGCCAAGCCATGCGCAAGATCACAGGCAACATCGGCAAATCCGGTTGCACCGTGATTTTCCTCAATCAGCTGCGTTTGAAAATCGGGGTCACCTACGGCAACCCGGAAACAACAACTGGCGGTAATGCTCTCAAGTTCTATGCATCGGTGCGCCTTGACATCCGTCGCATTCAGACGCTGAAGCGAGGCACCGAGGAATACGGAATCCGGGCGAAGGTGAAGGTGGCTAAGAACAAGGTGGCGCCTCCCTTCCGTATCGCCGAATTTGACATTCTCTTCGGCCGTGGCATCAGCACGCTGGGGTGTTTGCTTGATCTGGCAGAGGAGACAGGCGTGGTGACCCGCAAAGGAGCCTGGTACAGCTATGAGGGCGACAACATCGGCCAGGGACGGGACAACACCATTGGGTGGTTAGAGCAAAACCCTGACGCCAAGGACACGATCGAAACGTTGGTTCGCCAAAAGTTGACTGAGGGTTCTGAGGTGACCTCCAATTCCATGCGCCCTCTGGCTGCCGCCGCGCGCTCGGCTGCAGCCAAACCCGCCGCCAAGGCCCCTGAGGCCCAGCTGGATGTCAAGACCAAGGGGGCGGCCTGA
- a CDS encoding prephenate/arogenate dehydrogenase produces the protein MGEERSTGLQTLGKVGVVGLGLIGGSLALDLRQQGVPVTGLVHRDSTATRAMQRGLVDEVSCHPSCLNDCNTVVLALPIEALLKPEPQLVEALPANAVVTDVGSVKGAVLEVWRHRHPRFVAAHPMAGTDQSGVDSGHHGLFQGRPWVATPEPSTDPQALARVKVLAEGLGSEWITADAACHDQAVALVSHLPVMVSAALLRAAGDERDPRVQDLARRLASSGFADTTRVGGGNPALGTAMACRNTSALLKALAAYRWSLEQLEEAILSGHWAQLENELQKTSALRPGFVEKGPGALSPPG, from the coding sequence ATGGGTGAGGAGCGGAGCACTGGGCTGCAGACTCTCGGAAAGGTCGGAGTGGTGGGCCTCGGGCTGATCGGTGGCTCGCTCGCTCTCGACCTCCGACAGCAGGGTGTGCCGGTGACCGGGCTCGTGCATCGCGACAGCACAGCGACGCGAGCCATGCAGCGGGGGCTGGTGGATGAGGTCAGTTGCCATCCTTCGTGCCTCAACGATTGCAACACAGTGGTTCTGGCCCTGCCCATCGAAGCGCTGCTGAAGCCTGAGCCGCAGTTGGTTGAGGCGCTACCCGCTAACGCCGTTGTCACGGATGTGGGATCTGTGAAAGGGGCGGTGCTTGAGGTCTGGCGCCACCGGCACCCTCGCTTCGTGGCGGCCCATCCCATGGCAGGAACGGATCAGTCCGGCGTTGACTCGGGCCACCACGGGTTGTTCCAAGGCCGTCCGTGGGTGGCGACGCCTGAGCCGTCAACCGATCCCCAGGCCTTGGCCAGAGTGAAAGTCTTGGCCGAAGGGCTTGGAAGCGAGTGGATCACAGCGGATGCTGCCTGCCACGACCAGGCCGTGGCACTGGTGTCCCACCTGCCGGTGATGGTGAGCGCTGCTTTGTTGAGGGCGGCAGGAGACGAACGGGATCCAAGGGTTCAGGATCTCGCCCGGCGTCTGGCTTCCAGCGGTTTCGCTGACACCACCCGTGTGGGTGGGGGCAACCCTGCCCTGGGCACGGCGATGGCGTGCCGCAACACGTCAGCTCTGCTCAAGGCATTGGCCGCTTATCGGTGGAGCTTGGAACAGCTGGAGGAGGCGATTCTCAGCGGTCACTGGGCTCAACTCGAAAATGAATTGCAGAAGACCAGCGCCCTGCGTCCAGGGTTTGTCGAGAAGGGGCCTGGTGCGCTCAGTCCGCCAGGGTGA
- the moeB gene encoding molybdopterin-synthase adenylyltransferase MoeB: MTDQRQLSELTSDERGRYARHLTLPELGLAGQTRLKAASVLCIGAGGLGSPLLLYLAAAGIGRLGIVDDDRVDLSNLQRQVIHGQASVGEAKTSSARWRIQDLNRHCQVEEHSCRLTAENALQLIEAYDLVVDGSDNFPTRYLISDACVMLGRPFVYGSVQRFEGQVTVFNQGPQSPDYRDLVPQPPPRDLVPSCAEGGVMGVMPGLIGLLQATEVIKVITGLGDTLDGRLLLVDSLSMRFRELRLERRPDRAPVENLVDYEQFCNPGVPVEDEESQGMNSISVRELKALLDERTDLVLLDVRQQAEADVAVIPGSQLIPLASIESGDAIERIRLLASGQAVYVHCKLGGRSAKAVDLLARSGILAVNVTGGIDAWSQDVDSSVPRY; the protein is encoded by the coding sequence ATGACGGATCAGCGTCAGTTGTCTGAACTCACCTCGGACGAGCGGGGGCGCTACGCCCGCCATCTCACCCTGCCGGAACTGGGACTTGCCGGTCAGACGCGTCTGAAGGCTGCCTCCGTGCTCTGTATCGGCGCTGGAGGGCTCGGTTCGCCGCTTCTCCTGTATCTCGCGGCTGCAGGGATCGGACGCCTCGGCATCGTGGACGATGACCGGGTGGATCTCAGTAATCTTCAGCGCCAAGTGATCCATGGCCAGGCTTCTGTCGGCGAAGCCAAAACCTCTTCAGCCCGCTGGAGGATTCAGGATCTCAACAGGCACTGCCAGGTGGAGGAGCATTCATGCAGGTTGACGGCGGAGAACGCTCTTCAGTTGATTGAGGCCTACGACCTTGTTGTGGATGGTTCGGATAATTTCCCGACTCGGTATTTGATTAGTGACGCCTGCGTGATGCTCGGCAGACCGTTCGTGTATGGCTCCGTTCAGCGTTTTGAAGGCCAGGTCACGGTGTTCAACCAAGGGCCACAGTCTCCCGATTACCGCGACCTCGTGCCTCAGCCGCCACCACGCGACCTCGTGCCGTCCTGCGCCGAAGGCGGTGTGATGGGTGTGATGCCCGGGTTGATCGGTTTGCTTCAGGCAACCGAAGTGATCAAGGTGATCACCGGTCTCGGTGACACCCTCGATGGGCGTCTGCTTCTGGTCGACAGCCTGAGCATGCGTTTCAGAGAACTGCGCCTCGAACGCCGCCCTGATCGTGCCCCCGTTGAAAACTTGGTGGACTACGAGCAATTCTGTAATCCTGGAGTTCCTGTTGAGGACGAGGAGTCCCAGGGTATGAACAGCATCTCAGTGCGTGAGCTAAAGGCTTTACTCGATGAGAGAACCGATCTAGTGCTCCTGGATGTTCGTCAGCAGGCTGAGGCTGATGTGGCTGTGATTCCGGGATCCCAGCTGATTCCCTTGGCCTCGATCGAATCGGGTGACGCGATTGAGCGGATCCGATTGCTGGCATCTGGTCAGGCTGTTTATGTTCATTGCAAGCTGGGTGGTCGATCGGCTAAAGCAGTCGATCTGTTAGCCCGTTCAGGAATCCTGGCGGTCAATGTGACGGGGGGAATCGATGCCTGGAGCCAGGACGTGGATTCCTCGGTGCCCCGTTACTGA
- a CDS encoding DUF2839 domain-containing protein: MGEARRRASQGLPPRQQKSNPKDAERLIAWLPLTRNQASQFVSITTRGAWIGIGALVVFWVVVRFVGPAAGWWTLADTP, encoded by the coding sequence ATGGGAGAAGCCCGCCGTCGAGCCAGTCAGGGACTGCCCCCCCGTCAGCAAAAATCGAATCCCAAGGATGCCGAGCGCCTCATTGCCTGGCTGCCCCTGACCCGAAACCAGGCATCGCAGTTCGTGTCCATCACCACCCGTGGCGCTTGGATCGGAATCGGAGCACTGGTGGTCTTCTGGGTGGTGGTGCGATTTGTTGGTCCCGCAGCCGGCTGGTGGACCCTTGCAGACACACCCTGA
- a CDS encoding DUF1815 family protein has protein sequence MFLRLSEQYRTVVQDLVMSLQALSKSLQKLGVTATCYVCDDGRDGSGASFVAELGDQHMVRFLVSDFGISWVESRNGRELVKFEGAEAIQELQRIADNLQKSRSQRSSSCSIQA, from the coding sequence GTGTTTTTGCGACTATCAGAGCAATACCGAACAGTTGTTCAGGATCTGGTAATGAGCCTTCAAGCTCTCTCCAAAAGCCTGCAAAAACTTGGTGTCACAGCAACCTGTTATGTCTGCGACGACGGTCGTGACGGATCTGGAGCCTCGTTTGTTGCCGAACTCGGCGATCAGCACATGGTGAGATTTCTCGTCTCCGATTTCGGGATCAGCTGGGTTGAGTCACGCAACGGGCGCGAACTGGTGAAGTTTGAAGGTGCTGAAGCAATTCAAGAACTTCAGCGCATTGCTGACAACCTCCAAAAGAGCCGCAGCCAACGCAGCTCTTCTTGCTCGATCCAAGCCTGA
- a CDS encoding cob(I)yrinic acid a,c-diamide adenosyltransferase: MDATRSSDASGAGRRRSNRGIGIVTAAGSRERSLGQLHVYDGDGKGKSQAALGVVLRTIGLGICEQRRTRVLLLRFLKGPGRAYDEDAAIEALQQGFPHLIDQVRTGRADYFNAEEATRFDQQEAQRGWDIARGAIASALYSVVVLDELNPVLDLGLLEIDDVVQSLSSRPEGMEIIVTGRGAPGPLIQIADLHSEMRAHRRPSGDNQPEVPFTTQGAIEIYTGEGKGKSTSALGKALQAIGRGISQDKSHRVLILQWLKGGSGYTEDAAIAALRESYPHLVDHLRSGRDAIVWRGQQQPIDYVEAERAWEIARAAIASGLYKTVILDELNPTVDLELLPVEPIVQALLRKPAETEVIITGRCKHPPAYFDLASVHSEMVCHKHYAEQGVDLKRGVDY; encoded by the coding sequence ATGGACGCAACACGCTCATCCGATGCCTCTGGAGCTGGACGCCGGCGCAGCAACCGGGGCATTGGCATCGTCACAGCCGCGGGGAGCAGGGAGCGCAGCCTTGGTCAGTTGCACGTCTATGACGGCGACGGCAAGGGCAAGAGTCAGGCAGCGCTGGGGGTTGTGCTGCGCACGATCGGTCTTGGCATCTGCGAGCAGCGCCGCACAAGGGTGTTGCTGCTGCGCTTCTTGAAGGGACCTGGACGGGCTTACGACGAAGATGCGGCCATCGAAGCGCTGCAACAGGGTTTTCCCCATCTGATCGACCAGGTACGCACGGGTCGCGCCGACTACTTCAATGCCGAAGAAGCCACCCGCTTCGACCAGCAGGAAGCGCAACGGGGCTGGGACATTGCCCGTGGAGCCATTGCCAGCGCCCTGTATTCCGTGGTGGTGCTCGACGAACTCAATCCCGTTCTGGATCTCGGTCTTCTCGAGATCGACGATGTCGTGCAGTCCCTGTCGTCCCGTCCGGAGGGGATGGAGATCATCGTGACCGGCCGTGGTGCACCCGGACCTCTGATCCAGATCGCTGACCTGCATTCGGAGATGCGCGCCCACCGTCGGCCCTCAGGCGACAACCAGCCTGAAGTGCCCTTCACCACTCAGGGAGCGATTGAGATCTACACCGGTGAAGGCAAGGGCAAATCCACCAGCGCACTGGGGAAAGCACTGCAGGCCATCGGTCGCGGCATCAGCCAGGACAAAAGTCACCGGGTGCTCATTCTTCAATGGCTGAAGGGGGGCAGCGGGTACACCGAAGATGCCGCCATCGCCGCGTTACGCGAGAGCTATCCCCATCTGGTGGACCACCTGCGTTCAGGCCGCGATGCCATCGTTTGGCGTGGTCAGCAGCAACCGATCGATTACGTGGAAGCGGAGAGGGCCTGGGAAATCGCCCGTGCAGCAATCGCCAGCGGGCTGTACAAAACCGTCATTCTCGACGAACTCAATCCCACTGTGGATCTTGAGCTCCTACCCGTCGAGCCGATCGTGCAAGCCCTGCTTCGCAAGCCTGCGGAAACCGAAGTCATCATTACGGGCCGCTGCAAACATCCACCGGCTTACTTCGATCTCGCGAGTGTTCACTCGGAGATGGTCTGCCACAAGCACTACGCCGAGCAGGGCGTGGATCTGAAACGCGGTGTTGACTACTGA
- the larE gene encoding ATP-dependent sacrificial sulfur transferase LarE has protein sequence MAETSFRPLESLSEDDENRLEALRCLLRSAGTVCVAYSGGVDSTLVAAIACEQLGDHAFAVTGVSPSLAPHLLEEARLQARWLEIRHLEVETSELNDPNYSSNPTDRCFACKQELHLHLKDIAKAADGAQVLDGVNLDDLGDHRPGIEAARQAGVRSPLAELQIDKATIRRLSKALGFPWWDKPAQPCLASRFPYGEEITHQRLRLVGAAEASLIARGFPRVRVRCQGLAARIEVPSTRVGDLLNEPMRGQLVQEFLALGFTSISVDLEGLVSGKLNRISAMSKGSGHQPSQHGKALMG, from the coding sequence GTGGCCGAAACGAGCTTCCGTCCACTGGAGTCACTGTCTGAGGACGATGAGAATCGCCTCGAGGCTCTGCGCTGCCTGCTTCGATCAGCCGGGACAGTTTGTGTGGCTTACTCCGGGGGAGTGGACAGCACCCTCGTAGCAGCCATTGCTTGTGAACAGCTGGGTGACCATGCTTTTGCAGTCACAGGAGTGTCTCCATCGCTTGCGCCTCACTTATTGGAGGAGGCGCGACTCCAGGCCCGCTGGCTCGAGATCCGTCATCTGGAGGTGGAAACCAGTGAATTGAATGATCCGAACTACAGCTCGAACCCAACAGATCGCTGCTTCGCCTGCAAGCAGGAACTGCATCTTCACCTCAAGGACATCGCTAAGGCCGCTGACGGAGCGCAGGTTCTTGACGGGGTGAATCTCGATGATCTTGGTGACCATCGCCCAGGTATTGAGGCGGCCCGTCAGGCCGGTGTGCGATCGCCGCTGGCCGAGCTGCAGATTGACAAAGCCACCATCAGGCGACTCTCCAAAGCCCTCGGTTTTCCCTGGTGGGACAAACCGGCCCAACCCTGTCTCGCGTCGCGATTCCCCTACGGAGAGGAGATCACGCACCAAAGACTCAGACTGGTAGGAGCGGCGGAAGCCTCCTTGATCGCCCGGGGATTTCCGCGCGTGCGCGTTCGCTGTCAGGGACTTGCGGCTCGAATTGAAGTGCCTTCCACCAGAGTCGGCGATCTCCTCAATGAGCCGATGCGCGGCCAATTGGTTCAGGAGTTTTTAGCCCTGGGATTTACGTCGATCAGCGTTGATCTTGAAGGGCTGGTGAGTGGAAAGCTCAATCGCATATCGGCCATGAGCAAAGGTTCCGGACACCAGCCTTCGCAGCATGGGAAGGCCTTAATGGGTTGA